Within Triticum dicoccoides isolate Atlit2015 ecotype Zavitan chromosome 1B, WEW_v2.0, whole genome shotgun sequence, the genomic segment TTGAAGTTAATCATGATGCAATTCATAAATCTTAGTTGCTAGAATTTTAGATTTGCTGGAGCCATTTTAATTATGTCCAGCAAAATAGACGTTACCTGCTTGGAAAAGGCTACTTAGGCTTGATGCTAAGCTCTTCTCAGGGGCACAAGCCAAGCTCTTCTCAGGGGCAAAAGGTATTATTTTTTTGGTTGCTTGACACTACAAACTCTTGGCATTCAGTTAACTCTGTACTGAGACGACGGTGACCTCTTGTGGTGGTGTGAAGTGACGAACATATAGCCCAGTCCCTCTCGATCCCTCTCCTCCCGCGGCGTGAATCTTTGTATTCTGCCTCCATGGTATTGTCTGTACGTCCCCTTACTTGAAGAGATTTCTTTTTCCGACTTTGTCACCTCaagatttagtgatgattccagtcagattggtttgctgcatacttaaTCACCATCCATTAGATGAATTATTATTTGTTTGGCTGCTAAAACAAGTACCGGTGCTCTGTTTTGCTAACCTGAATATTCAGTTTGTTGTCCTTAAATCCAAGCAACTTATTTTGTTATACTCCCTCAGTCATGTAAGACGTTATTACATTCAATATTGCTTGCATATTGTATGTaataacgtcttatattatggacgAAGGGAGTATTTAACATCCATATTACATTTCATCATATATTTACGAATTTCCTACCATTATACCGAAGAAATGCATGGGCGCGGCAATGCGCGCCAGCAATGATCTAATTAACAATCAAATTAATAACGGCAGATGGAAGGTTGACGGGGTTGACTGGCTCGATCTAGCCGAGCGCGATGCAGGCGACGCGCGGATCCTTGGATACAACCGATGCATGCGATCTGTCTACGAGGGGATCCATCTGATGCGTGTGATCCTTTGGGATTTGAAGAAGGCAATTAATCTTCAGTCTCTAGAGTCGTTCGTGGTGGATGATGTATGCCGGTCGTTGACGGCGATTAATGAAGGTGTGTGTCTTTCTACTTTCCAACCTGTGTTGTACTGTATAATATAAGCTCCCTCGCTTGTCCCTCCCAATGCAATATGTACTTATCAGCTTTACGTATTACAACAAAATATGTACTCTAGATTAGGATGTCGTCATGAAATCATTTATCTGAACATAACAAAGACAAGTTAGAAGTTGGGGATAGAGAAGTAGTACAAGAATGCAATTTATCGTCTAGGGCTGCATCGGCATATTGTAAAAAAAATTGAAACATGTGAGACTACAAGCAGATGTAGTCCATTTTATGATACACCAAATATTTATGTAGCATATTGTTCATGTCAGGAACATAGAGAGAAGACTGTAATTATGGACAGAGGAGAGGAATAAATGGGAGTAGGTGGAGTGGAAATTGAGTAGGTGGTGGGGCAGAATTTGAGTAGGTGTCGAGTTCATTAGCTCTGGCCATTTGATCAGATATGCTAAATGGGGCCTTATGTAGAATGAATATTAGCTACAGGAGCACATCTCTCTGTATGGAGTGAATTCGATTGAGAAGCTGAACCTGTACATTATCTCAGTCTTTTACTTAGTCCTTGTTCTATTTGATAGTCGACTTTACAGGTAATGCAAAACTTGCTTTTGCCTTTTAAGAATTCATACTATTTCTATTTTTGCAGCGAACACAATGGAATAAATGTGGCAGTTGCTGACCAGACTTGAGTCTAACAAATGAGCAGTACCTATGACTGGATCCGCGTAGGATGAACATGATGTATACCCCAAAAATTGTTGACCTGTTAAGTATTTTCGTGGCGTGGATGCTAAAGTACGAGCAGGTAAATCAGAAGCTACTGCAGCTACTTGACTGCAAGATGCAGTTTGGTTGTGCATGACGCATTCTGCTAGAGCTATGAGATGAGTTTGACTCCCCTAAGCTTTGTTTGATAAATAGTGTTAAGTCCCCTCTTGGGTTGCACACATTATTACTTTGCCTTCGGGGGGAAACTGATTGTATGAATGGATCGGTTAATTTTACTAAGGTTAATTAGTGCCAGTAAGTTGAATTGTTTGTTTCTATATAGAAAATGAAATGTTAGTGCCCTTGTTCTATTCCTTATTGTATTCCAGTAAGTTGAATCAGTTTGGATAAAATTAAATGTTAGCGACATGTAATTTGCACAATATGGATGCTCGTATTCCTCAATTTCTATTCAATTAAAATCGGTGTAGGTTCATTATGTTATGATCTGAATCTTGATGTGTTGTACAATAGTATAAGTGTAACGTCTGATCTTTAGAAAATGCTTAATGCAGGAATGGTTGATAGTATACAAATATATTGTCAATGAAGTAAAGAGCGCCCAATAAACCAACAAGAAGGGAGTATTCTTATACAAAATCATACTATTGCCAACCTTCTTAACATCTAACACATTCCTAGGAGCATAATAATCAACTTAAAATATTTGTTCCACCAATAACTAACATGCTCGTGAAAAAATAAACATGCACAAACGCACACACCGTCAGTTAAATTTCGGGTCAAACAACATGATTCATATGTGTGAGCATGTTAAATATAATGTGTGATTATATGATGATTAAAGTCAAAAttgacgggcgcagcaacgcgcgccggcAACGATCTAGTAAGGGCATAAAACCGCCTTACGGAGGGAAGTAAAGAGACAAAGTAGCATATTTTTCAGAAAATACAACTAACTGGACACAAGTGTCATAGAAAGCAAAACGAAAATTGGATTCGCTGTTAAACAGGAAAGAAAATGTTTTTCAGTGTCAAATAGGCTAACAGAATTGAAAATAGTGTCAGATATGGAACTCTTTCATTGTAATTATGCATCTTTCAAATGAAACTCTCGCTTATCCCTCTAGCTAGCTAGTTTGATCCCTCCTAGCTGGACACATGCACGTGTGCAGTAAGTTTGATCCACGTCCTAAATGGACACATACACGTGTGCAAGTGCAACTATAACTTTTTGAATCGTGTGTAGCTATGTGTACTACTAAGAAATAAAAACATTTGATCAATTGTATGGGAGGGATGCCTTCCAGAAGGTGTCTGTTGGGAAAGAGATATCTCCCCAACACATCCCTTAAGCATGTATATAAATGGGTTTCCCACATTGCAATAGATCTAAGAGAACCATTTGTGTCTCTATTTTGTCTCTTTACTTTGATACTACAACATCTACAACCCCAACTTTCTTCCTAGCCGGACCCAGGCACATGTGCATCCATGATTTGTTTGAGCGGTCAAAATCATGCGTAGCTCCGTGTACAACTTCTAAGTATTTATTTTGTGAAAGAAATTCCTTTCCAAGTAGGTGAAATTTAATGCACTTTATGTACATAATTTGGCTTGTGGGTATCTCTTTTATCTTTAATCTCAATCATTGTATTTAAAATTTATGGAGTATATATTTTAAGCATATGTGAACGAACTtggttgcttgtttgtcttttctTTTAGTAATATACGTAGTAGATAACTTATTATTAAAAACTTGCACTTACATTTCAAACATATAAACCTAACAAAACATACACATCACAGCACACGTAGCACTACACACATATATAGTACAATATCGTATCATCTGTAGATACAGTGCCAAAGTAATTTAGGGCAGATCCAGCAATGCATCCATCCGTGGCATCATCGTTCGCACAGCCAGCATGTGCGTGCACATGCATGGATGCAGCTTATTTAATTTGCACATTACGCTACGCGTCATATGTATACCCAGCGCGTAGACTATATGATACTCCATCCATTCCACAatatagtgcctatagatttttgtgaAAGTTAAACTTTGTCAACTTTAAGCAAATGTATAGAGAAAACTGTCTACATCTACAATACCGAACATGTACATTCTGAAAATATAACTTAGGATGTATCCAATGGCgtgcatttggtattctagatatacCTATTTTTCACTATAAACATAGTCAAaatttgtaatgtttgacttttgtAAAAATTTATAGGCACaacattatgaaacggagggagtatacactAGCTACATGACTGGATAGGCACTGTACATGGCGATGCCACACAGCCAGCAGGGCCCGTCGGCTCCCCTGCGCACGAAGAAGCCCTTCTGACCCCACGTCTGCCGCCATGAGTTTTGGCGATCCAGTACTCTTCCCCGGCGGCAGTGACTCCATAGCCAACGATCGTCACCACGTGGTTCTGGCTGGTGGTACAAGGCCCATTGTACACGCGGGACTCGTACTTCTGCAGCACGGAGCTGCTCCCATCGTTCTGGACGGTCATCGGCGTCCTGAGCACGGCCAGTGCCAGCGCGCTGTCGTTGCTCCCCGGCTGCACCTCCTGGACGCCGGTGATCTTGCCGATGCGTCGAGCGGCGTTGTGCACCACGCATCTGCCTCGCTTGGCCAAGTAGGGGTACTCAGCCTCCATAAGGAGGCCGCCTtttgaaatgaaaaagaattaatgaaaaacataaaataaaaaaaaaacccttaaaacccctaaacccctaaaccttttagtcctggttggtgtaaccaaccgggactaaaggcctccaGCCCCCGGTGCGGGCTCGCACCATttggtgggcctttggtcccgggtcGTGACGAACCGACACTAGGGGGGTGGGGGGCTTTAGTACCCAtcttttagtgccggttggcgaattgGGACTAACGGTCGTTACGAATCGGGACTAAAACCCGATTCTGCACTAGTGCATACTGTTGGCGCCGCCTCTCGCAGCGCTGCTCTTTTTCTACCTCTTGCTGCCTCTCACAGCTCAACCTTCTCTCTTTGTCTTACAAGAACACACACATACATGGTTGGAAACTCACACGCTCACACACTAGCCAAAGAAAAGAACAAAAGCTTCGCTGAGACTCTCTCCTTTGGCAGCCACAAGTGCTACATTTTCTCTCTTCTCATTGATTCAACCAAACGGGATTACACTGCTTAAATAAACACACACGTACTGCCCAGCAGCCACTCTCGGCCACTAACATCACGTACCGACTAATCTCTAACAAACTGACCCACTCACGCCACTTCACATGCACCCATCTAATCTTATCTTGACCACTTCTTCCTCCTAGAATCACTCTAGGCACACGACCCTCACGCAGCTAACAAACTAACTGACTCTCTCAGCTCGGCTAGACAAGATTAATCCTAACACATACACATGTGTAAGTGCAACTATAAGTTTTTTAATCATATGTAGCATTAAGAAATAAAAACATGTGATCAATTGTATGGAAGGGTGCCTCCCAGGAGGTGTCTGTTGGAAAAGAGATGTCTTCCCAACACATCCCTTCAACATGTTTATAAATGGGTCTTCCACATTGCAATAGATCTAAGAGAACTATTTGCGCCTCTATTTACAAATGCTCCTGCAACGTTTCAAGAACTCATGAATGATGTGTTCAAGCCCAAACGATTTGTGTTGGAAGAACTTGCACTTACATTTCAAACACATACACCTGACAAAACATAGACGTAACACCACACGTAGGGCCACACAAATATATATAGTAATATATCGTATCATCTACAGGTACGGTGCCAAAGTAATTTAGCGTAGATCCAGCCATAGGTATCCGTGGCATCATCGTTCACAGTCAGCATGTGCGTGCACATGCATTGATGCAGCTTATTTTAATTCCACATTACGCTGCGCGTCATATGTAGTATACCCAGCGCGCAGACTATTATGATATAGCACTAACTACATGACGGGGTAGGCACCGTACATGGCGATGCCACACAGCCCGCGGGGCCCGTCGGCTCCTCTGCGCACGAAGAAGAAGCCCTTCTGACCCCATGTCTGCCCCCACGAGTTCTTGGCGATCCAGTACTCTTCTCCGGCGCCGGTGACCCCGTAGCCGACCACCGTCACCACGTGGTTCTGGCTGGTGGTGCACGGCCCCTTGTACACGCCGGACTTGTAGTTCTGCAGCACGGGGCCGCTCCCGTCGATTTGGACAGTCACGGGCGTCCCGAGCACGGCCAGCGCCAGCGCGCTCTCGCTGCTGCCCGGCCGTACATTCTGGACGCCGGTGATTTTGCCGAGGCGGCGGGCTGCGTCGTGCACCGCGCATCTGCCTCGCTTGGCCAAGTAGGGGTACTCGGCCTCCGTGAAGAGGCCGCCTTTTGATTTGATCCATTCGAGTGCGCTCTTGGGCCACCCGTAGCCGCATGGCGAGCTGAACACACCCGTGCTGCAGTCAACCAGCTCCTGCACGGACAGGTCAACCAGCTCCCCGCCCTTTATCTTGTTCAAGCTCTCCACCGTCGCCGCTGCAGCAAATGCCCAGCAGCATCCTACAGCAATATTGTGCAACAAGGTTGTTTCAGGTGTGTAACCAGTAACCACACGCATGCATGCCATATAAATTGCTTACCACATGCCCCTTGTTGCTTGGCAGGCGTGACAACACCATGTTCCCTCCAGTCGAACTGCCGGGGAGGGTCAGCGGCGGTCATCGTTAAATTACGATCCTCCTCGACGGCATTCTTGGATGATACTGCCTGCTCTGCAACATCTCCGGCTAAAGTAGTGATGAGACCACCACCATCACGGGCTCCACCATAAGCGCCACCGACATACCGCGCCATGAACTCCTCATTAGTGAGGTCGGTGAACTCGTTCTCACCGAGCTCATAGCCGAGCCTCTCGGCCTCCCTGTTGGAGGCATCGATGAGGTCCACGTTGCGACGGTACACCTCAAACCGCCGCAGCTTCTCGGCGGCACTATGGTACGTCCGGCCATGCGCTGACATCCACCGGTGGAACCTACCCAGCATCAGCAGGTCATGGTCGTCTCCATCGCCGGACATAGCACGGGAGGAAGGTAATGTGGTGCTGGAGAGGGTGACTAGGAGGACGAGGAGAGGCAACGAGCGGAAGAGGGGAGCCATGCCCATGTGTTGATGCAAGAACACTTGATTTTGGTGATGGTGGCGAGGGTTCTCAGTTTCGTGGGtcgtttatatagtggggggatatTAAGCTGAGGAGGCTGTGGCCGCCGAGATGCCAATTATTTGCTCGGCATGCATGATGTGGAGTTGTGGCATGGCTACACCTCACATCATGCTACTGTTAGGCATTGGTGTCATTAATTATGTGATGCTAGCTCACATGCTATGCTCGTACGAAAATTAGAAGGCAATGGTGTTAGTATATGATGATTGCTCTCCATGGCCCATGTCAtgctcgtactccctccgtccggtaatacttgtcatcaaaatggataaaaagagatgtatttaGACgtattcggacggagggagtacatggcatGGCTATGTGATTTTTATTTGCCCGCATATCACAATTGTGAAGGAGATATATACAAGGAGGGCAAGTTTTGTTAGCTGAAATTTTATGTTCGAGGGCCGAGTTTCAAACAAGGAGGCACACAATCTTTTAAAATTTTCTGTTTTGCTTCTAAGGGTCGTCACTTGTGGCTTCTATGTCTCTTTTGCATCCCTATGAATTTTGCTTTAAATTAATATAAAATGTGGGGATCCCTAAAACAAATCTACGGCCACCCTTAACTTTACAAGTTTGTTCATGCATATAGAAATCTCAAAAATATTTAGCGGATCCTAGCAATTTGACTTTGTTTTTGCTTCTCAAAGTTAGAAAACTGATGAATTCTTGCATGAAACTCTAACTCCAGATTGTCGAATCTCCGTATGGCTTGCACTCTAAAGAATTCTAAATTGTATGAGAGTTAGCAAACATGGCACGGCTGTATAATTTCTATTTGGGTCTATCTACAGCTGCCGATAACACTATTAATTTGTTTACACATATACAGATCGAGAAAAATTAGGAGACAATGGTGTTAGTATATGATGATTGCTCTCCATTGCCCATGCCATGCTCGTACATGTCATGGCTATGTGATTTTATTTGTGTCTATCTACGGCCACCCATAAGGCCATAACTTTATAAAATTGTCTATACATGTACAAAATTTAGAAAATGTCCAGCGGGTTGTAGCAATTTGATTTTTTTCCCCAAAGTTAAAAAACCGATGAATTCTTGCATGAAACTCAACACCGGATTGATGATTCTCTGAATTGTTTGCACTCCACAGAATTCTCAATCGTACTACCTCTGTCTGGTTTTCTTGGTCCTCATTGTATTTAGGGCCAAACTTGGAGCACATATTAAGCTAGCAAAATGTTAatacatgtcactaaaaattatattgtCAAATTCATATTTAATATGATTTTCATTGATGTTATATTTGCTTCACATAACTTATATTTTAtttgttaaatttatggtcaaaatataATCATAAAAACGAGGAGACTAGTAAACCCGGATGGAGTGAGAATTTTTTAGAGAAAAGATGGAGTGAGAATTACTAGCAAacatgtttttatttttttattttattccctcgtgGATCATGCCCAGGGACAAGCGGACCCATGCATTTGAAAGAAACTGTATCGCACTGATTAAGCTAAGATATACGAGAATTTGCTAGTAATTCTCCATTATTGTTCATTTTACGTGTCTCCATCATTGGTGCCCCTTCGAGGTTCCAAGCGGCGCCAAATATATAATCGCGTGACCAGCTAAATTACAGGCCTGCACCTAGAGCTTTTTTTTAGGAACTGGTAGGAGCACTGCCTTTTCTTATAGAAGAGCGAAAAACGCAATGTATAGAGTGGCGCACGTTTTATATTGACATGCCCCGCCAACTCTCATTGCTTAATTGCCTCGAAGGCCAACATTGCGACCTCACAGTGCGCCATCCGTAGTCCAGTGAAAACACACCTATTTCTTTCCTTCCAGATTGACCATAAGGTGTAGATTATCATCCCGCTGTGCCGCCGACGCACTTAATTTGGttggtttgcaagcatcatgtcCCACCAATCCGACACATGGTAGTTAGGACACATCTGAGACTTGTATGGACAAGCATACATTTCCCTTTTAGAGAAGCAGAGCCACAAGTTTAATGATGCTTTCTTTTACTGATAATATACATATGTGCATGGTCTGACAAAGAAACAAACCAACATATCAACACCAAGATaatcacatatactccctccgttcctaaatataagtctttggagagatttcactatggaccacatacggagcaaaatgaatgaatctacacacaaaatgcatctatatacatccgtatgtggtccatagtgaaataactacaaagacttatatttaggaacggagggagtagtacctaATCTGACGTTGTCAGGTCCTGCACAACATTTTTCATGTATATGCACCGCAAGAATTTCTCATGGAACCTACATGAACTTGTCGTCATGGCACACGCATTGCTCAGCCAGAACAAGATAACTCATCAGTTCATTTATTCTTTTTTGCAATACTGATGATGTTACTCTGTTGTTGACAGCAGTACTGGGTGTTGAGATATAGCTGATTGAGTTGGAGGGAGCTCCAAGTCTGCCGACTCATCGTATCGATGAAGACAATAAAAAGATACTGAGTATTCTTTTTCTGTTTGGTGTTTGGATTTTTGACTTGTTGTAAAGCAATCAAATGTTGTAAGGTGTGTTGTAGTATTTTGAAGACAAAGAAAGAACATTGGTGTGTTTTCAGAGTAAGAAGAACGTTATAAACTGTTTTTTTGGGGTCATGTGTGTCTTGTACCTGAAATCACACAAGTATTTTCTGAAAAAGAAGCGTTCTTTCAAATATACTATCCCAGAAGCTAGCTGGCTGTTGCCTGACCTTTTTCTTTTGCGGAGACCTTACCTGCCTTGGATCTGAATCATATATTTGCTCTGAACAAACATGCGACTGATTTGGTGATTTGCATCTTATAATAATTCCAATCAGTGTAAAAGGCTTGGTAAGGGATGGTAATTAATGTCCTTGAGAAAACGGGAAGAAAAACTCGTTCGCCCCGCGACTCTCNNNNNNNNNNNNNNNNNNNNNNNNNNNNNNNNNNNNNNNNNNNNNNNNNNNNNNNNNNNNNNNNNNNNNNNNNNNNNNNNNNNNNNNNNNNNNNNNNNNNNNNNNNNNNNNNNNNNNNNNNNNNNNNNNNNNNNNNNNNNNNNNNNNNNNNNNNNNNNNNNNNNNNNNNNNNNNNNNNNNNNNNNNNNNNNNNNNNNNNNNNNNNNNNNNNNNNNNNNNNNNNNNNNNNNNNNNNNNNNNNNNNNNNNNNNNNNNNNNNNNNNNNNNNNNNNNNNGCCGCCGCCCGGAGgcaccgccgggcaaagcccggccggtgttggcggcggcggggactcatcttcctcctcctgctGTGGGTTGCGACGGGGGACGCGGCTGCTCGGGGAGGACGCCGTGCTGTGGCGTGGGGCACGGCGGCGGCGCTCGTCACGCGGCGGAGCGGCGGGGCTTATTTAACGAGGTCGAGACTTACTTTGTATTCCTAAATGAGTAGAGTATAATATATAAGGAATTCAATATCTatcagaaaataaatttttttggaACAACAGTTTGTTTTCATACTATACTGTATGTACTcctttcgttcctaaatataagtctttttagagattccactacaaactacgtgCGGACGTATATAGAAACATTttaaaatgtagattcactcattttgattcgtatgtagtccatagtataATCTTTAGAAAGGCTTACATCTAGGAATGGAGGTAGTATTATCCATAGCTCAAAAAAACAATCAACCACTACTTAGTTGGACGACCAACTATATAAGCGGAACCTGGGACGAACTTGCCACTCTTCAGTTCACCCTCGCCTCTCCTCCACCACGCAGCTAATGTCGccactccgcctccgcctccgcctccggcccCGCCTCCATGCCCGCCACTCCTACTCCACCTCGCATCCCCCACGCGGCCAGGGCTGGGATCCCCACGCCTCCTTTGCAGCTGCCACGGAGCGCGCGCGATCTGGCAACCTCTCCTCGGAGGACGCACACCACCTGTTCGACCAATTGCTCCTGCAGGCTAATCCGGTCAACATGCGCCTTCCGAACGACCTTCTCACCGCCCTGGCTCGCGCGCCTGCGTCCGCAGCCTGCAGCAACGGCCCCGCCCTTGCCCTCGCCCTCTTCAGCCGTTTGTCCCAAGGTGCCCGCCAACGGGTGGTGCAGCCAACGGCCTGCACCTACGGCATCCTCATGGACTGCTGCTGCCGCGCAAACCGCCAGGATCTGGCGCTCGCCTTCTTCGCCCGTCTCCTCAGGACGGGACTCAAGGCAGGCGTCATAGAAGTCAACACTCTTCTCAAGGGACTCTGCCGCGCAAAGCGGGCTGATGAGGCTCTGGACATTCTGCTTCACAGGATGCCTGAGCTAGGCTGCACCCCCAACGTGGTGGCATATAACACGGTCATTCATGGCTTCTTCCAAGAAGGCCAAGCAGGCAAGTCGTGCAGCTTGTTCCATGAAATGGCGCAGCAGGGCGTTGCGCCTAGTTTGGTGACATATAACTCGGTTATTGATGCGCTGTGCAAGGCCAGAGCCATGGACAAGGCAGAGTATTTCCTTCGTCAGATGGTTGATGATGGTGTCGTACCTGATAATGTGACATATAATAGCCTCATCCATGGATATTCCTCTTCAGGCCACTGGAAGGAGGCAGTTAGGGTATTCAAAGAGATGACAAGTCGGAGGGTTAAACCAAATGTGCATACCCACAACATGTTTATGACCTTTCTTTGCAAACATGGAAGAAGCAAAGAAGCTGCAGGAATTTTTGATACCATGGCTATGAAGGGCCTGAAACATAACAACGTTTCATATGCTATTCTCCTTCACGGGTATGCCACCGAAGGATGCTTAGTTGATATGATTAATCTCTTCAATTCAATGGAAAGATACTGCATTCTacctgactgtcgtatcttcaacaTACTGATTAATGCACATGCTAAATCTGGGAAGCTTGATAAGGCCATGCTTATCTTCAATGAAATGCAGAAACAAGGAGTGAGTCCAAATGCAGTCACATATTCAACCATAATACATGCATTTTGCAAAAAGGGTAGGTTGGACGATGCTGTGATAAAGTTTAATCAGATGATTGATACAGGAGTACGACAGGGCACAGCTGTTTATCGTTCCCTAATCCAGGGTTTTTGTACACACGGCGATTTGGTGAAAGCAAAGGAATTGCTTATTGAAATGATGAACAAAGGTATGCTTCCTCCTGATATTGCATTCTTCAATTCAATCATGCAGAACCTTTGCACAGAAGGAAGGGTAATAGAAGCACGGGATGTCCTTGGCTTGATAGCGCACATAGGTATGAGGCCTGATGTTTGCACATTTAATATACTGATCGGTGGATACTGCCTAGTCGGCAAGATGGAACATGCCTCAAAAATATTTGATGATATGATGTCATATGGCTTAGAACCTTCTAATATTACGTATGGTATACTTATTAATGGCTATTGCAAAAATAGAAGGATTGATGACGGGCTTATTCTGTTCAAAGAGATGCTGCACAAGGGACTTAAACCTACAACTTTTAATTATAACGTCATACTGGATGGATTATTTCTGGCTGGACGAACTGTTGCTGCAAAGGAAAAGTTTGATGAGATGGTTGAATCTGGAGTAAGTGTGTGCATTGGTACATATTCGATAGTTCTTGGTGGACTTTGTAGAAATAATTGTAGCGGCGAAGCAATCACGCTATTCCAGAAATTAAGCACAATGGATGTGAAATTCAATATTATAATTGTCAATATAATGATTGATGCTTTCTACAAGGTTCAGCGAAACCAAGAAGCCAAGGATTTGTTTGCTGCAGTATCAGCCAATGGTTTGGTAGCTAATGTCTTTACCTACACCATAATGATGAAAAATCTTATAAAAGAAGGGTCAGTGGAAGAAGCTGACGATCTCTTTTTATCAATGGAGAAGAGCGGCTGTACTGCTGACTCTTATATGTTAAATCTTATCGTCAGAATGTTACTGGGAAAAGGAGAGATAGTCAAGGCTGGGAATTATATATCTAAAATTGATGCAAAGAGCTACTCACTTGAAGCTAAAACTGTTTCGCTGCTTATctctctcttt encodes:
- the LOC119299986 gene encoding ervatamin-B-like; this encodes MGMAPLFRSLPLLVLLVTLSSTTLPSSRAMSGDGDDHDLLMLGRFHRWMSAHGRTYHSAAEKLRRFEVYRRNVDLIDASNREAERLGYELGENEFTDLTNEEFMARYVGGAYGGARDGGGLITTLAGDVAEQAVSSKNAVEEDRNLTMTAADPPRQFDWREHGVVTPAKQQGACGCCWAFAAAATVESLNKIKGGELVDLSVQELVDCSTGVFSSPCGYGWPKSALEWIKSKGGLFTEAEYPYLAKRGRCAVHDAARRLGKITGVQNVRPGSSESALALAVLGTPVTVQIDGSGPVLQNYKSGVYKGPCTTSQNHVVTVVGYGVTGAGEEYWIAKNSWGQTWGQKGFFFVRRGADGPRGLCGIAMYGAYPVM